One Nocardia huaxiensis genomic window, GGTGGCACCACCTCGGGTGGTTCTACCTCCGGCGGCTCGACGTCGGGCGGCTCGACGTCCGGTGGAAGCACCAGCGGCGGTTCAACTTCCGGCGGCTCGACCGGCGGAGGTTCCACCTCGGGCGGCTCCACCTCCGGCGGATCCCGCAGCGGCGGTTCCACTTCGGGCGGCGGCACCAGCGGCGGCTCGACTTCGGGTGGCGGCACTTCCTCTCGCGGCGGTTCGGGCGGCATGGGCGGCTCGGGTACCGGCGGCAGCGGTGGTTCCACGTCGGGCGGTATGGGCGGAAGCGGCAATTCGGGCGGTGGCGCATCGGGTGGCGGCTCCGGTGGCGGTTCGGGCGGCTCGGGTGGCTCCGGCGGGGGTGGCGGCGGAGGCGGGGGAGGCGGCTCGCGCTGATCCATGCGGGAAACCCCAGATCGACCGGCGGGCTGCTCGACTCCCGCATTGCGGCAACCAGACCAGGCGGAGGGCCGATCATCTCTCCGCATCGGAACAACCCCAGACCAGGCGGTGGGGGCAATCGTCCTCCCGCATCCGACACGATATGGCCGAGCGGAGGGCCACTGCGGCCCCCGCGCTGAAGCGGCCCGGTGAGGTGGAGGGTCCACCACCTCACCGGCGTCGGCCGCGGCCGGCTCACCTCGCGTATCCAGTGCCCAGCGCGGGGTGGGTTCGGTCGCTGCCATGAGCTGGGACCGGATTTCCCGCCGATGAGGGGCGGGGAGTTCGGGGCTCAGCGGGCGGTGAAGCCGCCGTCGGCGGCCAGAGCGGCGCCGGTGATGAAGCTGGCCTCGTCACTGAGGAGGTAGGCGCAGAAGGCCGCCACCTCTTCGGGTTTGGCGATGCGGCCCATGGGATGGAGGGCGGCGATGGCCGCTTCGCCCTCGGGCGTCGCGCCCATGGAGTTGCGGAAGGCGGGGGTGTCCACCGCGCCGGAAACCAGCGCATTGACGCGAATGGACTGTTCGGCGTTCTCCAGCGCCACCGCCTTGGTGAGGCCGACGACGCCGTGCTTGGCGGCCGTGTACGGGGCCACCGACGCCATGCCGACCATACCCAGGTTGGAGGCATTGTTGAGGATCGCGCCGCCGCCGGAGGCCAGCATGGCTGGAACCTGTTGGCGCAGACCGTAATACACGGCAGTGAGATTCAGCTCGAGGTCCGCGCGCCAGCCCGACTCGTCGATGTCCTGCACCGGGCCGAAGGCATTGACCGCGCCCGCATTGTTGAAAGCCACGTCCAGACGGCCGAATTCGTCGACGGCCGCACTGGTCAGCCGCGCCACATCCGCTTCGACCGTGACATCGGTGGGCACGAACACGGCCCGCCCGCCGGCGGCGCGAATCTCCTCGGCCATCCGGTCACCGGCCTCCTTGCCGCGTGCGCCCAGCACCACCGCGCCACCCTCGGCGGCGATCCGCCGCGCCACCGCCGCACCGATTCCCGAC contains:
- a CDS encoding SDR family NAD(P)-dependent oxidoreductase translates to MMVSRFESKVAVITGATSGIGAAVARRIAAEGGAVVLGARGKEAGDRMAEEIRAAGGRAVFVPTDVTVEADVARLTSAAVDEFGRLDVAFNNAGAVNAFGPVQDIDESGWRADLELNLTAVYYGLRQQVPAMLASGGGAILNNASNLGMVGMASVAPYTAAKHGVVGLTKAVALENAEQSIRVNALVSGAVDTPAFRNSMGATPEGEAAIAALHPMGRIAKPEEVAAFCAYLLSDEASFITGAALAADGGFTAR